The region TCACTTCAAACAGGCCACCTAGTGACACAATGCTCCATCAAGAACAGAATCAAAGATGGCCATGCCATGCTTGGCAATAGCACAAGTGACATGAACCAGTATGGTGGCATGGCCATTGACCTGTGGCTGGCAACCAGACAGCACACACACATGGcatgatacatacatacatacatacagagGCACACCATGGGGCACCAACAGTTTGTAATCACAAGCGCACGCACACCCACTGACAGGAGTATTAGCACCATAATTAGCACTATTGTAGTAATAACTGATAATCAGTACAAGAGCTGTATGTAGTATGGAAAGCAACCAAGAACAAATGCAGGTCCAGGCCACCAAAGGGGAATAGAACCACCCAAAATATTAATCATTAACAACCAGGTATGCACCAAGCCACCAACCCAAACCATCATTTCAGCACATTAAGAGGTCAGGATCACCCCCAGCCAGCCACACTGCTAGTCCCACAGCACCAGCCTCCATCAAGACCATCCAGAACCTTCACAGGCTGCAAATTCCAACAAGCATGGAAACAAACTTGTCAATTTGGGGGTGGATGCTGCCACTTGGCCATACTACATGTCACTgtacaaacatacacacacacacatgtaactTTCACAACTAACATGGCATAACTCTTTATGAAATTCACCAACAATTTTTGACTCTAGCTAGtagtatctatctatctctctctcttggatggatagaggaagaagaagaagtagaaggatCCAACTTAAGTGGTAAGCAACGGATCGTGTGTTGGATCCTAATGGCGCCGAAAGGGAAAGAGGTGGACCGGGCTGCCAGAGCACGAGCCGACCATTCTTTTGGGCCAAAGCGGCAAGCGACAACTCACTCCGGCCAACAAGCAGTCCGAGCAATCAAGCAAGCAACCAACTTTTTTTACTTTTGAATTTTCATCGGCTCGGCAGCAACTCACAAAATCGCCATTGAAACGGGGAAGCAGATCGGGATCGAGCTCTGGATTTCGTTGGTTACCTAAATGTGGCGGTTCTGACGAGCTCGCCTCTGCTCTGCTCCGGCGACCGGCACAGGGCACACcaagaagggaaggagaaggagaaggagaactaATTTAAGGGGATATGATGATCTTTACACAACCGAGAAAACTTTGGATTTGGATTGGTATGGGATTTTTGGGTTGAAGGTGCGTGGGTGCGATCATTGGTGCCGGCCGAAGGAGTTGTGGATCTTCTTGATGAAATCCTCTGACCGCTTGCTCAGCTCCGCCGCGCCGACGGACGGCTCCCGGGCTCGCGGCCGCGGCGATGGGGATGGCCGGGGAGGCGACGAGCGCGGGGCTGGAGGGGAGGTGGTGGATGCGGCCGGCGCCGTCGCCGGACGCGTCTTCTGCATGATGGCGTTCCACGTCGCGTCcaggtcgtcgtcgtcgccgccgccgccgtcgtggttGTTGTCGGCTCCGTCGAAGTGTTGGTCCGTGGGCGCGGTGGCCTTGCGAGGGGGAAGGGAGATGCCGCGCTCGAGGACCGCGCGCTCCCGTGCGGGCGAGACGCTCCTGCTCGCGTCGGCGGTGGCGATGtaggccgacgcggcggcggaggaggcgtcCTCCTCAGACTCCGTGGTGACGCACGACTCCCCGCCGCACGAGACAGGGGACACGACCTCCTCAACCACCGCCGAGTCGGCAGCCTCGTGCCACGGCGACACGGGCGGGGGCACGCGGTACACCTCGGCGGGCGCGGCGGAGACGACGGCGGGCGCGGGCGCGAACTCCACCTTGCGCCTGACGGCGGCCAGCACAGCCTGCTCCGTCATGAGCGGGGGCGCCGCGGCGGCGGGGTGGTGGAGTGGCGACGGGGCCCAGGGGTCCTTGTGCTGCTGCTGGGCGGCGTGGAAGTGCTTGCTGTCGGAGAGCTtccagatgacgaagatgatgacgtGCACGGTGACGAAGAGGTAGAGCTTCCAGAGGAAGGCGTCGGCGCCGGACACGAGCTGCGGCACCATGCAGGCGGCCGCGGCAAGCGCGGCCGACGCGAACGCCACCTTGGCCGCCAGCACGGTCGTCGCGCCCaggcccccgccgccgcccccggcGCGGAGACGCGAGGAGTAGCTTCCCGACATGGTTATCCGCTGGATCTAACCGGGCGCCGACGAGGAGTGAGCGGCGAGGAGTAATGGAGCGGGGGAGGTGGTGGGCAGAGCGGAGAGGGGGGGTTGGCGAGGTGGAGATGGCGTTGGGGCGGGGCTATTTAGGGGGGCGGGGCGGCGTCCATTTCTTTTGGAAAAAATTAACTTAGCGAGCAATTTTGGAAGTTTTACCGAAAATGCGATCGCGATCATGGGTAGTTTGGAAGAAAATTACTCCGGTAATTTGGTGGTTCACATTCAGATGAGATAAGGTTTGCGATCATCCAGAATTAATTGGTTAATTTTGGAAGAGCTTCGGATTAAGATGTCTTGCCGGATACATTTGGGAGAAATTGTGACTAATGTAAAAAGAATTTGTGATATGTTTCCATTTCTGCGAGATTACATAGCGTAGGTTGTGCACTGGAAACTCAACCACAACAACACCAGAGAGATCAAATCAGATCAGGAAAATGTCATCGGCGATATGCAGTTGTGCACTGCCGTGTATGGCACGCGCCCATCCGATTCCCATGCATGATTGGATCTTGGAAAATTGGCATTTCAGGGAGGCACTTTcacatccttaaaaaacatctagacgtgaattagacaaactgataaaAATTTGTGAACCAGCGTGTGGTAGGATATTTAGGAAAACAGTGTTGTCCCCAACCGACCAAGGTTCAAGTCTTGGACTCGACATTGTTGCACACTTTTTTTTGGATTCAGTTCAGAGCTTCCGATGATGTGTATTCATTGGGAGAAGATGGATATGTCGACGACGAAGGCGTTTGTGGCGACTTCATCAATCCCAAGATGATGTGTCGGCTCAATCACTCGTAGATGTTCATAGGGatagattttgcattcatgcattcatAGAGCTGAGTGTATGTGTCTATGTATTAGGATTTGTGTCTGTACTGCGTTCAAagaaaaacttctaaaaaaattaaACTGTCAAAGGTTGTGGAGACACTTCTTTTTAAGAGCCTCGACAACCATTAAGTGATTTTAGTCCACTTTAGCTACGTATTTCATTTGTGCATGTGTGGCAGGTGTGTGTATCTTAACAACGCGGATGTCAGTTGTGATGCTTGTATCACCTTGATATGGCGTTATTATAAGAAATGTTGTTCATGAGTGACATTGTTGTGTTATAattttttcttccattttttataATTTTGCACGCAAGTTGATCATAGCGAGACGTAAATTTAAAACTTCGTGGAAGTTTGTGACTGCAACAAGAAATGCATTTGAATTCGAGTTAACAATCAATGGGGGTGGAAACCCGTGCTCACATCTATGCTAACTTTTGAAATGGTTTAATTGGTTCATGGAAACATTGGAATACGAAAAATATAGTAATAGAAAGGAATGCAAGTACCGAATAAAGGGCTGAAAAACAAAAGATTTTTGAAAATTTGCATGTTTGTTTCACATAAATAAGAAAAGACACAAGAATTCTAATAAATGTAGTCAAATTAAAGGTGAACCACGTGAAAATATAATTAGGATATTATTATAAAACTAAAGACATCAAACTTGTTCTCCGTGCGTAGTATAATTCTAAGAAGAGGTTCAAGTGGAAAGTAAAATTCATGTGTTTTTCCTTTCAACCACGAACAATGAAAAAAATCACTCTGTTTCTCCTCTACTCCATTCGTTTAAACCAAATCATTGAACAGTGTCACGAAAAGGAAACTTCCAACCAATGTACTCACTTTTTTATATTTCCTATGTTCCAGATAGACAACATAAATCTAGAACATAAAGAGCTACATATGGTTGAGCCCAAGCCTTACCTAGATAAATCTTCAAATTAGACCTTGCATTCCTCGTGATAGGGATTTNNNNNNNNNNNNNNNNNNNNNNNNNNNNNNNNNNNNNNNNNNNNNNNNNNNNNNNNNNNNNNNNNNNNNNNNNNNNNNNNNNNNNNNNNNNNNNNNNNNNNNNNNNNNNNNNNNNNNNNNNNNNNNNNNNNNNNNNNNNNNNNNNNNNNNNNNNNNNNNNNNNNNNNNNNNNNNNNNNNNNNNNNNNNNNNNNNNNNNNNNNNNNNNNNNNNNNNNNNNNNNNNNNNNNNNNNNNNNNNNNNNNNNNNNNNNNNNNNNNNNNNNNNNNNNNNNNNNNNNNNNNNNNNNNNNNNNNNNNNNNNNNNNNNNNNNNNNNNNNNNNNNNNNNNNNNNNNNNNNNNNNNNNNNCATTTTCCTATTTTAAAATACTAATTCAATCATATTTGAAACATACTAATACATTATGATCGCACTAAAACCTATTTTTAGGTGTTCTCGGCCTTCTTCGGGCTTTCGAGCTAGACCTTCGAGCaagaaaagtgcaaaaaaaaattgCAGGGAAAAAAGTATACAATACTGGTATGTGTTGTAAAAACAGGTATTCTAGAAACTTTTGGTACTTTTTTCATTGTCATCTATCTTTTTTACAAGAGTTGGTTACTTAATACTACAAGGCATAATTCACCAAAAGAAGATAAGTTGATGGTTGTGCTAGTGAGGTTTGAGATGGGCGACAAGTTAAGCTTTCCTTCAGAAGTAAGTTTGATGATAATCTCATTGGACATTGGTTCCAATTGCTTGAGATTGCTAGTAGTGTAATGTACTCTGATGAAGCAGATTCTTTTATTTGGCAGCTCGAAAATATGGGTCAGTGCTCTACTAGCTCTTTGTATCATGTCATCAGTTTTAGAGGGATCCAGACTATCTATTTATCAGACTATCTATTTATCAGCAGTCTGGAGTCTAAGAGTCCCACATaagattcataattttttttgGTTGTTTTCTCGGAGTACTAAGCTTATGACTAGAGATAACCTCAGCAAAAGACACATGATTAAACATCTGGACCGTCTTATTGTGTAAAGAAGATGAATCCATCCAACACCCGAACGTTTGGTTGTGTGGTTACCAAGTGCGTTATGTGTTTCATTAATGAGCATTTTGGTGTTGGTGTATGGTCTGATTATCAAACAGTAATGAATAATGCAGCTAGTGAACATGTTGATTCAACTGTATTATGGTGTCTGCGGAAATACTTACAAGAACTCTATGGTTGTTGACAACACCCAACGGATGTCTATTATGCAGGTTTGAAGGAAGATTATGTGAAGCGTAAGTTTTGGTGAGTTGTGTCCCTAGAACAGAGCGAAATGACAGGTCACTGATGCTACCACTAGTACCAATCTGCTTCTGCATTGAAAACTACTGCTGCTAATCTCGAAGACAAGAAAGGAAGGACGCCCATATCAATATCATGATCTCGAGAAGCATCTAACGTAAACCTCATATGCCAATAATCAGCTCAGTTCCCCGATCCGACTACACGAGGccgtggaggagagagagagagataccggCAGGTGGTTGCAGGCAGTGGGTAGCGCGCGCAGGTCAACTCCTCCGCCGACGTAAACAATGTGTATGTATCTGGGATCTAGATCCGTTCCGTCGTGGAAGCGTGAGACCACGAGTCAGTCAGTCAGTAGCACTAGCAGTAGTTTAGAGGGTGAAGGCAGAGGAGAGGAGAGCAGAGCAGTTGGAATCAAAAGCACCATGCTGCTGCATGTCTTTCACCTACCTACCCAACGATCGTATTCGTACATGCAGGCATGATTGATTAACCACCGACTCACTAACTCGCCAGTAGTCTGTCATTATTTGATAGATGAAACTAAATTTTAGTACTAATAACCGAGAGCGtacagatggagggagtagtacacgAAACCCAGCTGCAGCAACTCATCCAGTCCGTAATCAGGGAGGGCGGACAGGGGCAGGGGAGTCGGGGACAGAGTGGACTTTCTGCTCCCTCCTCTGCTTTTGTTGTAATCTCAGGCGAATTCACGGACAAGCAAATGCACCGCCCAAACAAATGCCACTGGATCCATGCGCTTTTGTTGTTAATCTGCCACGAGCGTCTCACACTACAGCATATGCACgcatccgtccgtccgtccgtcaaaGTTATTAATTCCTTCATCTTTTTTCTTTACGTGTACTTGGGCTGCTTCTTTCAGCACCGTACGCTGTCTACGCCGTTCAAGTGCATATCCAGACGGCCCGGGAGGCTAGGCGGTGCCGTGTTATTTGATCTGTCGCGTTCGTCCTTTCGCCGGTGGATAGGATCGCAAGTACCTCACCGTTAAATTTGGTCGGTCTCCCAAACGGGCGGCCCCTTCATCACAACACTCATCCAAAAAGCTTGTACGTGCCGGCGATCTTATATGTCACCGAGCGTACGTGTGCATGCCACCGCGTTTCCGCGTTCTGCTGGTACGCGACGGTCACCGTCGCCATGGCCGGCGGATCAAGCGGTGTATATAGTAATCGCCGCGCGGATCATCAATATCCAGAGACACGCATCATCCCACGTCCGTCCGGCCGGCTTTGGACGACGGACGGACGCCTACGCCTCACCGAAAAACGGCATCGTCAGTTCGTTACGACGCGCGTTTTCATTTCTGCCGCGCTCTCACTTCTGGAGCATATATCGGTGAGGCCGGCCGACGTACGTACGTACGAGGTGCATCCATTGCTaactcgtcggaaaaacagggcacACGTACGTCTATCTTGAACCAGTCGACCCGGCCTGCACGTCAAACTCGTTCCACAAAGTTCTAACGACTGAATCACCGCTCTCTACACAGTACAAGTAGACTTGGCCCGCGACGGTACATGCACAATCCGTCCATACCGATCAGGAAGCCACTGAAGAGACACTGACACGCACACGGCACGCTTCCTGTACTTTTCGACCGTCCTGTGCATCATAAACCTGGCACATGCAGTTTTTCCCTGAGCCAAACTGTGGAGTGAAACGCTATATATACTCCGCTCAtgaagcgcccacgacgccccgaaGGCGACGCCGGCATATCATATGGAGCTGGacgccgtcgtcgtcgctgacCCGTACGTACCTCTCTTTCCCTCCCTCCCTGTCCAGTCCTGTCCAACGTCGACACAGACACCAGCGGCGCCGGCCGGCGGTCGCTGTCCTGGAACATGG is a window of Triticum dicoccoides isolate Atlit2015 ecotype Zavitan chromosome 2B, WEW_v2.0, whole genome shotgun sequence DNA encoding:
- the LOC119366381 gene encoding guanine nucleotide-binding protein G(s) subunit alpha isoforms XLas-like, which encodes MSGSYSSRLRAGGGGGGLGATTVLAAKVAFASAALAAAACMVPQLVSGADAFLWKLYLFVTVHVIIFVIWKLSDSKHFHAAQQQHKDPWAPSPLHHPAAAAPPLMTEQAVLAAVRRKVEFAPAPAVVSAAPAEVYRVPPPVSPWHEAADSAVVEEVVSPVSCGGESCVTTESEEDASSAAASAYIATADASRSVSPARERAVLERGISLPPRKATAPTDQHFDGADNNHDGGGGDDDDLDATWNAIMQKTRPATAPAASTTSPPAPRSSPPRPSPSPRPRAREPSVGAAELSKRSEDFIKKIHNSFGRHQ